One window of Candidatus Omnitrophota bacterium genomic DNA carries:
- a CDS encoding PilZ domain-containing protein produces MENRFEEKRESPRLRVNYVMKYCKKDNVARFHAFFNDISEKGIRFLSKENLPKATPLFIELSANEPTLTLNGRVVWQNSLGKNFYELGVSFEEVPSEKKKLLVKYIDHLKGKLA; encoded by the coding sequence ATGGAGAATAGGTTTGAAGAAAAGAGAGAATCGCCCCGTTTAAGAGTTAATTATGTGATGAAATATTGTAAAAAAGATAATGTAGCGCGTTTTCATGCTTTTTTTAATGATATCAGTGAGAAGGGCATAAGATTTCTCTCCAAAGAAAATCTTCCTAAAGCCACACCGCTCTTTATTGAACTATCTGCAAATGAACCGACCCTTACGCTTAATGGACGGGTGGTTTGGCAGAACAGTTTGGGAAAAAATTTTTACGAGTTGGGGGTAAGTTTTGAGGAAGTTCCTTCAGAGAAAAAGAAACTCCTGGTGAAATATATTGATCATCTTAAGGGTAAATTGGCTTAA